One part of the Lachnospiraceae bacterium JLR.KK002 genome encodes these proteins:
- a CDS encoding HAMP domain-containing sensor histidine kinase — translation MKKLKLFPKTFLYTFSLMIIIVAVSHLLIYILLPTVYNYRQRNALEADIKKLCEEIADTEDAGRLAFVTDFAGKWYADILVKYDGYTYEMKLLNVGDNGYLKRSEDAENPSGNKEDVNIIAEKSDDKIKISLSQSPKGDKNYLYAEQIFPNQKGYVRAVISRQQIEDAVSAIIVILPVTAFACTLISLLSALLYSHMLTKPIKQITNVTKQMQGLTHGISCEVHTHDEIETLADNVNALYDNLLKTIHNLEQEIYKVEEMEVQKTNLLRSASHELKTPVTAINAMLENMILNVGKYKDHTIYLPKCKMLTEQLAVMIKEILDASKSATNDKEKDTEIDISELIEQMSEPYQMIAKSKGIRIEMDVSEKFSVQYPISMIRKVISNLLSNAVSYTPKGGTIKIYIEEQKLVLENECVPIPQEYQKHIFEPFYRFEYGVKEAPCGDTMMPFGGNRETRGNGLGLYIVDTVLKTLQIPYMFTALEDNSGMRFTIEFE, via the coding sequence ATGAAGAAACTGAAATTATTTCCAAAGACTTTTTTATACACATTTAGCCTAATGATAATTATTGTGGCGGTTTCCCATTTGCTAATCTATATCCTGCTTCCTACTGTTTACAATTACCGACAGCGTAATGCGTTAGAAGCCGATATTAAGAAATTATGCGAGGAAATTGCAGATACAGAAGATGCGGGCAGGCTCGCTTTCGTGACAGATTTTGCGGGGAAATGGTATGCGGATATTCTGGTAAAATACGATGGATACACATATGAAATGAAACTGTTGAACGTGGGGGATAACGGATATTTGAAGCGTTCAGAGGACGCCGAAAATCCAAGTGGCAATAAGGAAGATGTGAATATCATTGCAGAAAAATCGGATGACAAGATAAAAATATCATTATCCCAAAGTCCCAAAGGAGATAAAAATTATTTATATGCAGAACAGATATTTCCGAACCAGAAAGGGTATGTGAGGGCGGTCATATCAAGGCAGCAGATTGAGGATGCAGTCAGCGCCATCATAGTTATCCTGCCTGTTACAGCATTTGCCTGTACGCTTATCTCACTATTGTCTGCATTGCTGTATTCCCATATGCTCACGAAGCCTATCAAGCAGATTACTAATGTAACAAAACAAATGCAGGGATTAACGCACGGGATTTCCTGCGAAGTCCATACACACGATGAAATTGAAACTTTAGCGGACAATGTAAACGCACTTTATGATAATCTGCTAAAAACAATCCATAACTTAGAGCAGGAAATTTATAAGGTAGAAGAAATGGAAGTGCAGAAAACAAATTTATTGCGCTCTGCATCCCATGAGTTAAAAACGCCTGTTACGGCTATCAATGCCATGTTGGAAAATATGATTTTAAACGTAGGGAAATACAAAGACCATACGATTTATCTGCCAAAATGCAAAATGCTCACAGAACAACTTGCAGTGATGATTAAAGAAATTTTAGACGCTTCAAAATCTGCAACGAATGATAAGGAAAAAGATACTGAAATTGATATATCAGAACTAATAGAGCAGATGTCGGAGCCGTATCAGATGATTGCAAAATCAAAGGGTATTCGCATAGAAATGGATGTTTCAGAAAAGTTCTCTGTCCAATACCCTATATCAATGATAAGGAAAGTAATTTCCAATTTACTGTCAAATGCAGTTTCTTATACGCCCAAAGGAGGTACTATAAAAATTTATATAGAAGAACAGAAATTGGTTCTGGAAAATGAATGTGTCCCAATCCCGCAGGAATACCAAAAACATATATTTGAACCATTTTACCGATTTGAATATGGAGTTAAGGAAGCCCCCTGCGGGGATACCATGATGCCATTCGGCGGAAACAGGGAAACAAGGGGGAATGGTTTAGGGTTATACATTGTAGACACGGTATTGAAAACGCTGCAAATCCCCTATATGTTTACCGCCTTAGAGGATAATAGTGGGATGCGTTTCACGATTGAATTTGAATAG
- a CDS encoding response regulator transcription factor, which produces MAKILIVEDNIDTNEALSEYLQEAGHEIISAYDGTDALELFSQNTVDLIVLDIMLPTMSGLAVLNAVRKTSQIPVIMLTALEDEYTQVSSFDCLADDYMTKPFSMVVLGKRIMALLRRAGGKEETKIWKYGDLTVDFSGYSACNSKGKIDVTPKEIDLLKLLLDHKGLVLSRSQILNAVWGDDSYVIDRIVDSYIRNLRKKLELDCIVTVKGIGYKIEVGI; this is translated from the coding sequence ATGGCAAAAATATTGATTGTAGAGGATAACATAGATACAAACGAAGCCCTTTCTGAATACTTGCAGGAAGCAGGTCACGAAATCATATCCGCATATGACGGAACAGATGCTTTAGAGCTTTTTTCGCAGAATACAGTGGACTTAATTGTTCTTGATATTATGCTCCCTACCATGTCGGGGCTTGCAGTATTAAACGCTGTACGAAAGACAAGCCAGATACCAGTTATCATGCTTACGGCTTTGGAAGATGAGTACACACAGGTATCAAGTTTTGACTGTCTGGCAGATGATTATATGACAAAGCCGTTTTCTATGGTAGTGCTTGGGAAACGCATCATGGCATTACTCCGTCGGGCAGGTGGGAAAGAAGAAACAAAAATTTGGAAATACGGTGATTTGACAGTCGATTTTTCTGGGTACTCTGCCTGCAACTCAAAGGGGAAAATAGATGTAACGCCAAAAGAAATTGACTTGCTAAAGCTCCTGCTTGACCATAAAGGTCTGGTGCTGTCACGGTCGCAGATATTAAATGCAGTGTGGGGAGATGACTCTTATGTGATAGACCGTATTGTTGACAGTTATATTAGAAACCTGCGTAAAAAACTGGAACTTGACTGTATTGTTACTGTAAAGGGGATTGGCTATAAGATAGAGGTGGGTATATGA
- a CDS encoding helix-turn-helix transcriptional regulator, protein MGNDLENFDFLELGQAIQDAREKQRITREELAEELGISARHLQSIEKEGQYPSFRLFIQLVTMFHISVDQYIHPDSPIKKTTLRRRLDVLLDTFDDAELTIIAGTAQGICKAKEQPED, encoded by the coding sequence ATGGGTAATGATTTGGAAAATTTTGATTTTCTGGAATTAGGGCAGGCAATCCAAGATGCACGTGAAAAACAGCGGATTACAAGAGAGGAATTAGCCGAGGAGCTTGGAATTTCGGCAAGGCATTTGCAGTCTATTGAAAAAGAGGGGCAGTATCCGAGTTTTCGGCTGTTTATTCAGCTTGTGACAATGTTCCACATATCCGTAGACCAGTACATACACCCAGACAGTCCGATAAAGAAAACAACTTTACGTCGGCGTTTAGATGTGCTTCTTGATACTTTTGATGATGCGGAATTGACTATTATAGCAGGGACGGCGCAGGGGATATGTAAGGCAAAAGAGCAGCCAGAGGATTGA
- a CDS encoding lysozyme family protein, which produces MADIKTRDAVKGTIKTLDKAAIAGRRMKSAYAKTKDKAEQGYYAEENSPTEYAADKVSHASGRIKDEGIHQFNKQGQKNAQITRENIGKAKDKIADFKAKRAKKAAEQKTMRNKAEQNAMRTMGQDGLQEIQGTASRPAVSAAPVKTETPQTAANSLIKTRQQGKRTIKTTARNAEKTVKTTAKGTVKATEKGVKTAKATSKTAIKTTEQTAKAAQKTAKASAKAAQKAAQTAKVTAKATAEATKATVKATIAAVRAIIAGTKALISALIAGGWIAIVIILIVVLLGCAVSLFGGGSDSTSYTPVSAEVEAYTPLIQKYAKQYGIPEYVELIKAVMMQESDGRGLDPMQAAEGSFNKKYPHEPNGIKDPEYSIECGVQGLKAALISAEVENPIDMERIKLALQGYNFGNGYISWAKTNYGGYSYANAVEFSAMQAQRLGWEKYGDTQYPAHVLRYYPYGRAFTSGGNQAIVEVALTQLGNEGGQPYWSWYGFGGRVEWCACFASWCADQCGYLESGIIPKFSLCSDGVNWFKGKGQWQDKNYEPQAGDLIFFDWGSNGSIDHVGIVEKCENGTVYTVEGNSGDACKQRSYPVGSGSIYGYGCPNY; this is translated from the coding sequence ATGGCTGATATAAAGACCAGAGATGCGGTCAAAGGAACGATTAAGACTTTAGACAAAGCCGCCATAGCAGGCAGGCGCATGAAATCCGCTTACGCAAAGACAAAGGACAAGGCGGAGCAGGGATATTATGCGGAGGAAAATTCCCCCACGGAATATGCCGCCGACAAGGTTTCCCATGCTTCGGGACGTATTAAGGACGAGGGCATCCACCAGTTTAATAAGCAGGGGCAGAAAAACGCCCAGATTACAAGGGAGAATATCGGTAAGGCAAAGGATAAAATCGCCGATTTTAAGGCAAAGCGGGCGAAGAAAGCCGCAGAGCAGAAAACAATGCGGAATAAGGCAGAACAAAACGCCATGCGTACAATGGGACAGGACGGCTTGCAGGAAATACAAGGGACTGCAAGCCGTCCCGCTGTTTCCGCTGCTCCTGTCAAGACCGAAACGCCCCAGACGGCGGCAAACTCGCTGATAAAGACCAGACAGCAGGGAAAGCGGACGATAAAGACAACCGCCAGAAATGCGGAAAAAACCGTCAAGACCACAGCAAAAGGCACAGTCAAGGCGACGGAAAAAGGCGTGAAAACCGCAAAGGCGACATCCAAGACAGCGATTAAGACCACCGAGCAGACCGCAAAGGCGGCACAGAAAACGGCGAAAGCATCTGCCAAAGCCGCCCAGAAAGCGGCGCAGACGGCAAAAGTCACCGCAAAAGCGACAGCCGAAGCGACGAAAGCCACGGTCAAGGCGACCATTGCGGCGGTCAGGGCGATTATCGCAGGGACTAAGGCGTTAATTTCTGCCCTTATCGCAGGCGGCTGGATTGCCATTGTGATAATTCTTATCGTCGTCCTGCTTGGGTGTGCCGTGTCCCTGTTCGGGGGCGGCAGCGACAGCACATCCTATACCCCTGTCAGTGCGGAGGTCGAAGCCTACACGCCGCTGATACAGAAGTATGCAAAGCAGTACGGCATCCCCGAATATGTGGAGCTTATCAAGGCGGTAATGATGCAGGAAAGCGATGGACGTGGACTTGACCCGATGCAGGCGGCGGAGGGGAGCTTCAACAAGAAATACCCCCATGAGCCGAACGGCATCAAAGACCCCGAATATTCCATCGAGTGCGGCGTGCAGGGATTAAAGGCGGCTCTCATTTCAGCCGAGGTGGAGAACCCGATTGACATGGAGCGCATCAAGCTCGCCTTGCAGGGCTACAACTTCGGCAACGGGTATATCTCATGGGCAAAGACCAACTACGGCGGCTATTCCTATGCAAATGCGGTGGAGTTTTCCGCTATGCAGGCACAGCGGCTCGGTTGGGAGAAATACGGCGACACGCAGTACCCCGCCCATGTGCTGCGCTACTACCCATACGGGCGGGCGTTTACAAGCGGAGGAAACCAAGCCATTGTGGAGGTTGCTTTGACACAGCTCGGCAACGAGGGCGGGCAGCCCTATTGGAGCTGGTACGGCTTTGGCGGGCGTGTGGAATGGTGCGCCTGCTTCGCATCGTGGTGTGCCGACCAGTGCGGCTATCTGGAAAGCGGCATTATCCCGAAATTCTCCCTCTGCTCGGACGGCGTGAACTGGTTCAAGGGCAAAGGGCAATGGCAGGATAAGAACTATGAGCCGCAGGCAGGCGACCTCATTTTCTTTGATTGGGGGAGCAACGGCTCAATCGACCATGTGGGAATCGTGGAAAAATGCGAGAATGGGACGGTCTACACCGTGGAGGGCAACTCTGGGGACGCCTGCAAACAGCGGAGCTATCCAGTCGGGAGCGGTTCAATATACGGCTACGGATGTCCAAACTATTAG
- the srtB gene encoding class B sortase, producing the protein MKNYKCILCTAAAVAFLGAAVFCGFKIYSHYQQIDEQTEAFAEIAEVVENAEPEEEPPKDRDTPVSEGEDILAKYKELYLQNEDMVGWIAIDGTGINYPVMQSKNNPNFYLKHSFEKEYSDLGVPYIQEDCDILTSDNLVIYGHHIKGGRMFGALEDYKSKNFYEKHKTIQFDTLTEQAQYEIIAVFKTVAYSSQGYRYYDFVNAENEKEFDAFVGKCKELALYDTGVTAQYGDRLITLSTCEYSAQNGRLVVVAKKVN; encoded by the coding sequence CTGAAAAATTATAAATGTATTCTCTGTACCGCCGCCGCTGTCGCCTTTTTAGGAGCAGCGGTTTTTTGTGGCTTTAAGATTTACAGCCATTACCAGCAGATAGACGAGCAGACGGAAGCCTTTGCGGAGATTGCCGAGGTTGTGGAGAACGCCGAGCCAGAGGAAGAACCGCCAAAAGATAGGGATACGCCCGTCAGCGAGGGCGAGGATATATTGGCAAAATACAAGGAACTGTATTTGCAGAATGAGGATATGGTCGGGTGGATTGCCATTGACGGAACAGGCATCAACTACCCCGTCATGCAGAGCAAGAACAATCCCAACTTCTATCTGAAACACAGCTTTGAAAAGGAATACAGCGACTTAGGCGTGCCGTATATCCAAGAGGACTGCGACATCCTAACAAGCGACAATCTGGTTATCTACGGACACCACATCAAAGGCGGCAGGATGTTCGGGGCATTGGAAGATTATAAATCCAAGAACTTTTATGAGAAGCATAAGACCATTCAGTTTGACACCCTCACGGAGCAGGCGCAGTATGAAATCATTGCCGTGTTTAAGACCGTGGCGTACAGCTCACAGGGCTACCGCTACTATGATTTTGTCAATGCGGAGAATGAAAAAGAATTTGATGCCTTTGTCGGGAAGTGCAAGGAGCTTGCCTTGTATGATACGGGCGTGACAGCCCAATACGGCGACAGGCTCATTACCCTCTCCACCTGCGAATACTCGGCACAGAACGGCAGGCTTGTCGTCGTGGCAAAAAAGGTAAACTGA
- a CDS encoding DUF6075 family protein, whose amino-acid sequence MSEIRFRNAAHRDFFLESMMKCKVNDCYHRAFFYVMGIAGETRQNIHTMFDFKTDCIKPEGMHAGWQTSGTVKVCHLAFNLWNGYAEEGREKLFTPEELFCCEFAPYFMEGIKARYPEYCRDLPTPKKQAEHTR is encoded by the coding sequence ATGTCGGAGATAAGGTTTCGCAACGCAGCCCACCGTGATTTTTTTCTGGAAAGCATGATGAAGTGCAAGGTCAACGACTGCTACCACAGGGCATTTTTTTATGTGATGGGTATTGCGGGGGAAACAAGACAGAACATCCACACCATGTTCGATTTTAAGACGGACTGCATCAAGCCAGAGGGGATGCACGCAGGATGGCAGACAAGCGGCACGGTCAAGGTCTGCCACCTTGCCTTTAACCTCTGGAACGGTTACGCCGAGGAGGGGCGTGAGAAGCTGTTCACGCCAGAGGAATTGTTCTGCTGCGAGTTCGCCCCGTATTTCATGGAGGGCATCAAGGCACGGTATCCCGAATATTGCAGGGATTTACCAACGCCCAAGAAGCAGGCGGAGCATACACGTTAA
- a CDS encoding DUF87 domain-containing protein, protein MIKTLKTLFKQDREKFIVPKSVQAVIPLKTMWEDGIFLVGRNKYAKTFKFEDINYAVASREDKEAMFLEYSELLNALDSGATTKITINNRRLNKADFEQTILIPMVEDDLDKYRKEYNKMLLDKATGANSTVQDKYVTVSVCKKNIEEARNYFARVGADLIGHFNRLGSKCTELDANDKLRIFHDFYRTGEETAFSFDMVQTMRKGHDFKDYICPDSFEFEKDYFKMGNRYGRVIFLREYAAYIKDSMVAELCELNRNMMLSVDVVPVPTDEAVREVENRLLGVETNITNWQRKQNQNNNFSAVIPYDLEQQRKESKEFLDDLTTRDQRMMFAVLTMVHTAETKEQLDNDTEALLTTARKHLCQFAVLKYQQMDGLNTALPFGVRKIDALRTLTTESLAVFIPFRVQEIYHKDGVYYGQNVISKNMIIANRRHLLNGNSFILGVSGAGKSFTAKEEMTNIILTDPNADVLVIDPEREYTPLVKAMQGEVIHISATSDNHINAMDMNSDYGDGANPVILKSEFILSLCEQLIGGASLGAKQKSIIDRCTASVYRYYQQGNYIGTPPTLQDFREELLKQDEPEAQEIALAIELFTDGSLNTFAKHTNVDTHSRLICYDILDLGKQLQPIGMLVVLDSILNRITQNRAKGRNTFIFIDEIYLLFQHEYSANFLFTLWKRVRKYGAYCTGITQNVDDLLQSHTARTMLANSEFIIMLNQASTDRIELAKLLNISDLQMSYITNVGAGQGLLKVGSSLVPFVNKFPRNTELYKLMTTKFGEC, encoded by the coding sequence ATGATTAAGACGCTGAAAACGCTGTTTAAGCAGGACAGGGAGAAATTCATTGTGCCGAAGTCGGTGCAGGCGGTCATCCCGTTAAAGACCATGTGGGAGGACGGCATTTTCCTTGTGGGCAGGAACAAATACGCAAAGACATTTAAGTTTGAGGACATCAACTACGCCGTGGCGAGCCGTGAGGACAAGGAAGCGATGTTCCTCGAATACTCGGAGCTTCTTAACGCCCTCGATAGCGGGGCGACCACGAAAATCACGATAAACAATCGCAGGCTCAATAAAGCGGACTTTGAGCAGACCATCTTAATCCCGATGGTGGAGGACGATTTGGATAAATACCGCAAAGAGTATAACAAGATGCTGCTCGATAAAGCAACGGGGGCAAACTCCACCGTGCAGGATAAATATGTGACGGTTTCCGTCTGCAAGAAGAACATTGAGGAAGCGAGGAATTATTTTGCCCGTGTCGGTGCTGACCTTATCGGGCATTTTAACCGTTTAGGCTCGAAGTGTACGGAACTGGACGCTAACGACAAGCTGCGTATCTTCCATGATTTTTACCGCACGGGCGAGGAAACGGCGTTCTCCTTTGACATGGTGCAGACCATGCGGAAAGGACACGACTTCAAGGACTATATCTGCCCCGACTCCTTTGAGTTTGAGAAAGATTATTTTAAGATGGGGAATCGGTACGGGCGTGTGATATTCCTCAGAGAGTACGCAGCCTATATCAAGGACAGCATGGTGGCGGAGCTTTGTGAATTAAACCGTAACATGATGCTCTCCGTGGACGTTGTGCCTGTCCCGACGGATGAAGCCGTGAGAGAAGTAGAAAACCGTCTGCTTGGCGTGGAAACCAACATCACGAACTGGCAGAGGAAGCAGAACCAGAACAACAATTTTTCCGCCGTCATCCCCTACGACTTGGAGCAGCAGAGAAAGGAAAGCAAGGAGTTCCTTGATGATTTGACGACCCGTGACCAGAGGATGATGTTTGCGGTGCTTACGATGGTGCATACCGCAGAAACCAAAGAGCAGCTTGACAACGACACGGAAGCCCTGCTCACGACGGCAAGGAAGCATCTCTGCCAGTTTGCCGTGCTGAAGTACCAGCAGATGGACGGGCTGAACACAGCCCTGCCGTTCGGCGTGAGGAAGATTGATGCGTTGAGGACGCTGACGACGGAAAGCCTTGCGGTGTTTATCCCTTTCCGTGTGCAGGAAATCTACCATAAGGACGGCGTGTATTACGGGCAGAACGTCATTTCAAAGAACATGATAATCGCCAACCGCCGCCATCTTTTGAACGGCAATTCCTTTATCCTCGGCGTGTCGGGTGCGGGAAAATCCTTTACGGCAAAGGAGGAAATGACAAACATTATTCTGACCGACCCTAACGCCGATGTCTTGGTCATAGACCCCGAACGAGAGTACACCCCTCTTGTGAAAGCCATGCAGGGCGAGGTTATCCACATCTCAGCGACGAGCGACAACCACATCAACGCAATGGACATGAACTCTGATTACGGCGACGGAGCGAACCCCGTCATCTTGAAATCAGAGTTTATTTTGTCTTTGTGCGAGCAACTTATCGGCGGGGCAAGTCTGGGGGCAAAGCAGAAATCCATCATTGACCGCTGTACGGCGAGCGTCTACCGCTACTACCAGCAGGGCAACTATATTGGTACGCCGCCGACCTTGCAGGACTTCCGTGAGGAGCTGTTAAAGCAGGACGAGCCAGAAGCGCAGGAAATCGCCCTTGCGATTGAGCTTTTCACGGACGGCTCTCTCAACACCTTTGCCAAGCATACGAACGTGGACACCCACAGCCGTCTTATCTGCTACGATATTCTGGATTTGGGCAAGCAGTTACAGCCTATCGGTATGCTTGTCGTCCTCGACAGCATCTTAAACCGCATCACCCAGAACAGGGCGAAAGGCAGGAACACCTTTATTTTCATTGACGAGATTTATCTGCTGTTCCAGCACGAATACAGTGCCAACTTCCTTTTTACCCTCTGGAAGCGTGTGCGTAAGTACGGGGCGTACTGTACTGGAATCACACAAAATGTCGATGACCTCTTGCAGAGCCATACGGCGAGGACGATGCTTGCCAACAGCGAGTTCATCATTATGCTGAACCAAGCATCCACAGACCGTATCGAGCTTGCGAAGCTCCTTAACATCTCCGATTTACAGATGAGCTATATCACGAATGTTGGTGCGGGGCAGGGGCTTTTGAAAGTCGGCAGCTCCCTCGTGCCGTTCGTCAATAAATTTCCACGCAATACAGAGTTGTATAAGCTGATGACGACGAAATTTGGGGAGTGTTAA
- a CDS encoding PrgI family protein, whose product MEVKINKEIRNYTESMFFGLSMRQFLFSVLACGVAVGLFFLLRGRFGTETVSWMCILGASPFAVMGFVRYNGMTAEQFVWAWVKSQFLMPKKILFVPENLYYEAMKQALDAHERGLPVVQDKKRRKRKRRKKRTKTDRRKQPKKSRKRKEVDHD is encoded by the coding sequence ATGGAAGTCAAGATAAATAAGGAAATCCGCAACTACACGGAATCCATGTTCTTCGGGCTGTCAATGCGGCAGTTCCTGTTTTCTGTGCTTGCCTGCGGCGTGGCGGTCGGCTTGTTCTTCCTGCTCCGTGGCAGGTTTGGGACGGAAACAGTAAGCTGGATGTGCATCTTGGGGGCTTCCCCTTTTGCGGTCATGGGATTTGTAAGGTACAACGGCATGACCGCCGAGCAGTTTGTTTGGGCATGGGTAAAGTCGCAGTTTCTGATGCCGAAGAAGATTTTATTTGTCCCAGAGAATTTATATTATGAAGCGATGAAGCAGGCACTGGACGCACATGAGAGAGGCTTGCCCGTCGTGCAGGATAAGAAAAGGAGAAAGAGGAAACGCAGGAAAAAAAGAACAAAGACAGACAGGCGAAAGCAGCCTAAGAAATCAAGAAAGCGTAAGGAGGTAGACCATGATTAA
- a CDS encoding glutamyl-tRNA amidotransferase → MKLFQKNEKKATQKLPMTGKVKRGFRHYCVAVLAVMMVFGTSMTVFAANDPIAVVNNLSNFIFGLIRAVGMIMLGFGIVQVGLSLKSHDPSQRANGFLTLAGGVVITFAKEILTLITG, encoded by the coding sequence ATGAAACTTTTTCAGAAAAACGAGAAGAAAGCAACCCAGAAACTGCCGATGACAGGCAAGGTAAAAAGGGGCTTCCGCCATTACTGCGTGGCAGTGCTTGCCGTTATGATGGTATTTGGCACATCTATGACCGTCTTTGCCGCCAACGACCCGATTGCCGTCGTCAACAACCTCTCCAATTTCATCTTCGGTCTGATACGGGCGGTCGGGATGATTATGCTCGGCTTCGGCATCGTGCAGGTCGGCTTGTCGCTGAAATCCCACGACCCGTCCCAGAGGGCGAACGGCTTCCTCACACTGGCGGGCGGCGTAGTGATTACCTTTGCGAAAGAGATTTTAACCCTCATCACGGGCTAA
- a CDS encoding type IV secretory system conjugative DNA transfer family protein, which yields MKNGDDYKAGLILSLCGIVPVVWLALLTAPYVSGGIVEIIGNLSVAMENPFSITVCEDTPRIVLIFLLAYGMGIGVYFSTRRNYRKGEEHGSAKWGNASTLNKKYRDKNASENKLLTQSVRIGLDGKKHRRNLNILVVGGSGAGKTRFFCKPNVMQCNTSMVILDPKGEIVRDTGGLLEKKGYEVRVLDLINMHKSHCYNPFVYLRNDNDVQRLVTNLFKATTPKGSQSQDPFWDTAASMLLLSLVFYLKYEAPPDEQNFPMVMELLRAGEVREDDDSYVSPLDELFDRLEMVNPEHIALKYYRDYHSGSAKTLKSIQITLAARLEKFNLESLASLTATDELDLPSLGEKKVALFALIPDNDTSFNFLVSLLYTQLFQQLFYLADHKYGGSLPVHCQFIMDEFANVSLPDDFDKILSVMRSRGVSVSIILQNLAQLKALFEKQWESIVGNADEFLYLGGNEQSTHKFVSELLGKATIDTNTYGKSSGRSGNYSTNYQISGRELLTPDEVRMLDNRYALLFVRGERPVMDLKYDILKHPNVKLTADGGKPPYIHGEPTQAVATFVFGGDIPKDAVALNPVSTSYELLSDEDLEEIFNL from the coding sequence ATGAAGAACGGTGATGATTATAAGGCGGGCTTAATCCTCTCCCTCTGCGGAATCGTGCCTGTCGTGTGGCTTGCCCTGCTGACTGCCCCTTATGTCAGCGGCGGCATCGTGGAGATAATCGGCAACCTGTCCGTGGCAATGGAGAACCCGTTTTCCATAACGGTATGTGAGGACACTCCCAGAATTGTCCTTATTTTCCTGCTTGCCTACGGCATGGGAATCGGCGTTTATTTCTCCACACGCAGGAACTACCGCAAGGGGGAGGAACACGGCTCTGCCAAATGGGGCAATGCAAGTACGCTTAATAAAAAATACCGAGATAAAAACGCATCGGAGAACAAGCTGCTGACCCAGAGCGTCCGCATCGGACTTGACGGGAAGAAACACAGGAGGAACTTAAATATCCTTGTGGTGGGCGGTTCTGGCGCAGGAAAGACCAGATTTTTTTGTAAGCCCAATGTCATGCAGTGCAACACGTCAATGGTAATCTTAGACCCGAAAGGCGAGATTGTCCGTGACACGGGCGGGCTTCTGGAAAAGAAAGGCTATGAGGTGCGTGTGCTTGATTTAATCAATATGCACAAGAGCCATTGCTACAATCCCTTTGTCTATTTAAGAAATGACAACGACGTGCAGCGGCTTGTGACGAATCTCTTTAAGGCGACCACGCCGAAAGGAAGCCAGTCGCAAGACCCGTTCTGGGACACAGCGGCGAGTATGCTGCTTCTGTCCCTCGTGTTCTATCTGAAATACGAAGCCCCGCCAGACGAGCAGAATTTCCCGATGGTGATGGAGCTATTAAGGGCGGGCGAGGTAAGGGAGGACGACGACAGCTATGTAAGCCCGCTTGACGAACTGTTTGACCGTCTTGAGATGGTAAACCCAGAGCATATCGCTTTGAAATATTACCGTGATTACCACAGCGGAAGTGCCAAGACGCTAAAGAGCATCCAGATAACCCTCGCCGCACGGCTTGAGAAGTTCAATCTGGAAAGCCTTGCATCTTTGACCGCCACGGACGAATTGGATTTGCCGTCTTTGGGCGAGAAGAAAGTTGCACTGTTCGCATTGATACCAGACAACGACACCAGTTTCAATTTCCTTGTGTCGCTGTTATACACGCAGCTATTCCAACAGTTATTCTACCTCGCCGACCACAAGTACGGCGGGAGCCTGCCCGTCCACTGCCAGTTCATTATGGATGAATTTGCGAACGTCAGTTTGCCCGATGACTTTGACAAGATTTTGAGCGTCATGCGGTCAAGGGGCGTGTCCGTTTCGATTATCCTGCAAAATCTGGCACAGCTCAAAGCATTATTCGAGAAACAATGGGAAAGCATCGTCGGGAACGCCGACGAGTTCCTCTATCTCGGCGGCAACGAGCAGAGTACCCATAAGTTTGTAAGTGAGCTTCTTGGAAAAGCCACGATAGACACGAACACCTATGGGAAAAGCTCTGGGCGGAGCGGCAACTATTCCACCAACTACCAGATTTCGGGGCGTGAGCTTTTAACCCCAGACGAGGTGCGTATGCTGGACAACCGCTACGCACTTCTTTTTGTGCGTGGGGAACGTCCCGTCATGGATTTGAAGTACGACATCTTGAAACACCCGAACGTGAAACTGACCGCCGACGGTGGGAAGCCGCCGTATATCCACGGCGAGCCGACGCAGGCGGTCGCAACATTTGTGTTTGGCGGGGATATTCCAAAAGACGCTGTTGCGCTTAACCCTGTCAGCACTTCCTATGAGCTTCTGTCCGATGAGGACTTGGAAGAAATATTCAATTTATAA